In a single window of the Ancylobacter polymorphus genome:
- a CDS encoding RluA family pseudouridine synthase, with protein MPAPELNEEMDDDAPEAVASRVDITVGPEDEGLRLDRVLARHLPELSRTRLQALIGEGRVLRGDKPVAGGSAKAIAGETYSVEVPEPEDATPAAQDIPLVIVYEDDHLIVVDKPAGMVVHPAPGSPDGTLVNALLFHCGASLSGIGGVRRPGIVHRLDKDTSGLLVVAKNDRTHKALAAQFADHGRTGPLERAYLAFVWGAPDLPSGTVDAPLARHPVARERIAVRSGGRFAITHWQRLAAYADTLGRPIATLVECQLETGRTHQIRVHMAHIGHPLLGDALYGVGQRTRASRLPEAAREALDGLGRQALHAARLGFEHPATGEVLSFESALPPDLARLEEVLAAGG; from the coding sequence ATGCCGGCACCGGAACTCAACGAGGAGATGGACGATGACGCGCCGGAGGCGGTCGCGAGCCGCGTCGATATCACCGTCGGGCCCGAGGATGAAGGCCTTCGCCTCGATCGCGTGCTGGCGCGCCACCTGCCGGAACTCAGCCGTACGCGCCTTCAGGCGTTGATCGGCGAGGGGAGGGTCCTTCGCGGCGACAAGCCGGTGGCCGGTGGTTCAGCCAAGGCGATAGCCGGTGAAACATATAGCGTCGAGGTGCCGGAGCCCGAGGACGCCACGCCGGCCGCGCAGGACATTCCCCTCGTCATCGTCTATGAGGACGATCATCTGATCGTCGTCGACAAGCCCGCCGGCATGGTGGTGCACCCCGCCCCGGGCAGCCCGGACGGCACGCTGGTCAATGCGCTGCTGTTCCATTGCGGCGCCAGCCTGTCCGGCATTGGCGGCGTGCGCCGGCCCGGAATCGTCCATCGGCTGGACAAGGACACGTCGGGCCTGCTCGTCGTGGCCAAGAACGACCGTACGCACAAGGCGCTCGCCGCCCAGTTCGCCGATCATGGCCGTACAGGGCCGCTGGAGCGCGCCTATCTTGCTTTCGTCTGGGGCGCGCCGGATTTGCCAAGCGGGACGGTGGACGCCCCTCTCGCCCGCCATCCCGTGGCGCGGGAGCGCATCGCGGTGCGCAGCGGCGGGCGCTTCGCCATCACCCATTGGCAGCGCCTCGCGGCGTACGCGGATACGCTCGGCCGGCCGATCGCCACACTGGTGGAGTGTCAGCTGGAAACCGGTCGCACACATCAGATTCGCGTGCACATGGCCCATATCGGCCATCCCCTGCTCGGGGACGCGCTTTATGGCGTCGGCCAGCGCACGCGCGCGAGCCGCCTTCCCGAAGCGGCGCGAGAAGCGCTCGACGGGCTCGGCCGGCAGGCGCTGCATGCGGCCCGGCTCGGGTTCGAGCATCCCGCCACGGGCGAAGTCCTGTCGTTCGAAAGTGCTTTGCCGCCGGACCTTGCCCGCCTTGAGGAGGTGCTGGCTGCGGGCGGCTGA
- the rpoH gene encoding RNA polymerase sigma factor RpoH has translation MARSAMSLPSAEGGLSRYLAEIRRFPMLEPQEEYMLAKRWREHEDPDAAHRLVTSHLRLVAKIAMGYRGYGLPISEVISEGNVGLMQAVKRFEPDKGFRLATYAMWWIKASIQEYILRSWSLVKMGTTAAQKKLFFNLRKAKSQISALEEGDLRPDQVQQIATKLGVTEQEVIEMNRRLGGDASLNSPLRGDVEGGGEWQDWLADDRDSQESVLVEHEEMDNRRSALSGALSVLNERERRIFEARRLSDDPMTLEDLAAEFGVSRERVRQIEVRAFEKVQKAVIDRVHQMETAPMRQDHSPAM, from the coding sequence ATGGCCCGTTCCGCTATGAGCCTACCGTCCGCCGAAGGTGGCCTGAGCCGCTACCTCGCGGAAATCCGCCGGTTCCCGATGCTGGAGCCGCAGGAAGAATATATGCTCGCCAAGCGCTGGCGCGAGCATGAGGATCCCGACGCCGCGCATCGTCTCGTCACCAGCCATCTGCGGCTCGTGGCCAAGATCGCCATGGGCTATCGCGGCTACGGCCTGCCGATCTCCGAGGTGATCTCGGAGGGCAATGTCGGCCTGATGCAGGCGGTGAAGCGCTTCGAGCCGGACAAGGGCTTCCGCCTTGCCACCTATGCCATGTGGTGGATCAAGGCCTCGATCCAGGAGTACATCCTGCGCTCGTGGAGCCTGGTGAAGATGGGCACCACGGCGGCGCAGAAGAAGCTTTTCTTCAACCTGCGTAAAGCAAAGAGCCAGATTTCGGCGCTGGAAGAGGGGGATCTTCGTCCCGACCAGGTGCAGCAGATCGCGACCAAGCTCGGCGTTACCGAGCAGGAAGTGATCGAAATGAACCGTCGTCTTGGCGGAGACGCGTCTCTGAACTCGCCTCTTCGCGGAGATGTCGAGGGGGGCGGGGAGTGGCAGGACTGGCTGGCGGATGATCGCGACAGTCAGGAGTCCGTTCTCGTCGAGCATGAGGAGATGGACAACCGCCGCAGCGCACTCTCGGGCGCGCTTTCCGTGCTCAATGAGCGCGAGCGGCGCATCTTCGAGGCGCGGCGGCTGTCCGACGACCCGATGACGCTGGAAGACCTCGCCGCCGAGTTCGGCGTGTCGCGCGAGCGTGTGCGGCAGATCGAGGTGCGCGCCTTCGAGAAGGTGCAGAAGGCGGTCATCGACCGCGTGCACCAGATGGAGACGGCGCCGATGCGGCAGGATCATTCCCCCGCCATGTGA
- a CDS encoding CBS domain-containing protein, with the protein MLVADLMKLKNARVPTVRMGETVEMAATLLNRERIGAVVVKDACGSEGVTVVGIFSERDVVRAIAERGALALRLTVGDLMSRNMISCRMEDSVDHVRALMEQHHVRHLPVMEEHQLVGVLSIRDVLSHDVRAAATLSGAAMADVTAAPLPA; encoded by the coding sequence ATGCTTGTCGCCGATCTCATGAAGCTGAAGAATGCCCGCGTACCGACCGTTCGGATGGGCGAAACCGTTGAAATGGCAGCGACTTTGCTCAACCGCGAGCGCATCGGTGCCGTGGTGGTGAAGGATGCCTGCGGCTCGGAAGGCGTCACCGTGGTCGGCATTTTCTCCGAACGCGACGTGGTCCGCGCCATCGCCGAGCGCGGGGCGCTCGCGCTGCGCCTCACCGTCGGCGATCTCATGTCGCGCAACATGATTTCCTGCCGGATGGAGGACAGCGTCGACCATGTCCGCGCGCTGATGGAGCAGCACCATGTGCGCCATCTCCCCGTCATGGAGGAGCACCAGCTGGTCGGCGTGCTCAGCATTCGCGACGTGCTCTCGCACGATGTCCGCGCGGCGGCGACGCTGTCGGGCGCGGCGATGGCGGATGTGACGGCGGCGCCGCTTCCGGCGTAA
- a CDS encoding NAD(P)(+) transhydrogenase (Re/Si-specific) subunit beta, whose translation MNANLVALLYLISGVLFILALRGLSSPVTSRQGNIFGMVGMTIAIVTTLGSSPPAGPGGWALVLGGLALGGGAGAVIAKKIAMTQMPQLVAAFHSLVGLAAVMVAAAALYAPAAFHIGDPGHIHAQALIEMSLGVAIGAITFTGSVIAFAKLNGNMSGKPILLPARHLINASLAGLIVVLIGVLVATESHTVFWLIVIASLVLGGLIIIPIGGADMPVVVSMLNSYSGWAAAGIGFTLSNTALIITGALVGSSGAILSYIMCKGMNRSFISVILGGFGGDSATGPAGAVETRPVKQGSAEDAAFIMKNASKVIIVPGYGMAVAQAQHALREMADKLKEEGVEVKYAIHPVAGRMPGHMNVLLAEANVPYDEVFELEDINSEFAQADVAFVIGANDVTNPAAKTDPTSAIYGMPILDVEKAKTVLFIKRGMAAGYAGVENELFFRDNTMMLFADAKKMVEDVVKNLNH comes from the coding sequence ATGAACGCCAATCTGGTCGCGCTGCTCTACCTCATCTCCGGTGTGCTGTTCATCCTGGCGCTGCGCGGGCTCTCCAGCCCGGTCACCTCCCGCCAGGGCAACATCTTCGGCATGGTCGGCATGACCATCGCCATTGTGACGACGCTCGGCTCCTCCCCGCCGGCCGGCCCGGGCGGCTGGGCGCTGGTGCTCGGCGGCCTCGCGCTCGGCGGCGGCGCCGGCGCGGTCATCGCCAAGAAGATCGCGATGACGCAGATGCCGCAGCTCGTGGCCGCGTTCCACTCGCTGGTCGGCCTTGCCGCCGTGATGGTGGCGGCGGCGGCGCTCTACGCGCCGGCGGCGTTCCATATCGGCGATCCCGGCCATATCCATGCCCAGGCGCTGATCGAGATGAGCCTCGGCGTCGCCATCGGTGCCATCACCTTCACCGGCTCGGTCATCGCCTTCGCCAAGCTCAACGGCAACATGTCGGGCAAGCCGATCCTGCTGCCGGCGCGCCACCTCATCAATGCGTCGCTCGCCGGCCTGATCGTGGTGCTGATCGGCGTGCTGGTGGCGACCGAGAGCCACACCGTGTTCTGGCTGATCGTCATCGCCTCGCTGGTTCTGGGCGGGCTGATCATCATCCCGATCGGCGGCGCCGACATGCCGGTCGTGGTGTCGATGCTGAACTCCTATTCCGGCTGGGCGGCGGCGGGCATCGGCTTCACTTTGTCCAACACCGCGCTGATCATCACCGGCGCGCTGGTCGGCTCGTCGGGCGCGATCCTGTCCTACATCATGTGCAAGGGCATGAACCGCTCCTTCATCTCGGTGATCCTGGGCGGCTTCGGCGGCGACAGCGCCACCGGCCCGGCCGGGGCGGTGGAAACGCGCCCGGTGAAGCAGGGCTCGGCCGAGGACGCGGCCTTCATCATGAAGAACGCCTCCAAGGTCATCATCGTGCCGGGCTATGGCATGGCGGTGGCGCAGGCCCAGCACGCGCTGCGCGAGATGGCCGACAAGCTGAAGGAGGAAGGCGTCGAGGTGAAATACGCCATCCATCCCGTGGCGGGCCGCATGCCCGGGCACATGAACGTGCTGCTGGCGGAAGCCAACGTGCCCTATGACGAGGTGTTCGAGCTGGAGGACATCAACTCCGAGTTCGCGCAGGCGGATGTGGCCTTCGTCATCGGCGCCAATGACGTGACCAACCCGGCGGCGAAGACCGACCCGACCTCGGCGATCTACGGCATGCCGATCCTCGACGTGGAGAAGGCCAAGACCGTGCTGTTCATCAAGCGCGGCATGGCGGCGGGCTATGCCGGCGTGGAGAACGAGCTGTTCTTCCGCGACAACACGATGATGCTGTTCGCCGACGCCAAGAAGATGGTCGAGGACGTGGTGAAGAACCTCAACCACTGA
- a CDS encoding proton-translocating transhydrogenase family protein, with product MAQNAAEGARMAAEVARQAAEAAQAYAAAAQQSYAELAGNAAHALTGGAIDPFVFQLAIFVLAVFVGYYVVWSVTPALHTPLMSVTNAISSVIVVGALLAVGVDTVAEGTGWARGFGFVGLVLAAVNIFGGFLVTSRMLAMYSKKK from the coding sequence ATGGCGCAGAACGCGGCCGAAGGGGCGCGGATGGCGGCGGAAGTGGCGCGGCAGGCGGCGGAAGCGGCGCAGGCCTATGCCGCGGCGGCGCAGCAGAGCTATGCGGAACTCGCCGGCAACGCCGCGCATGCGCTGACCGGCGGGGCGATCGACCCCTTCGTGTTCCAGCTCGCCATCTTCGTGCTGGCGGTGTTCGTCGGCTATTACGTCGTGTGGTCGGTGACCCCGGCGCTGCACACGCCCTTGATGAGCGTCACCAACGCCATCTCCTCGGTGATCGTGGTCGGCGCGCTGCTCGCGGTCGGCGTCGACACGGTGGCGGAAGGCACGGGCTGGGCACGCGGCTTCGGCTTTGTCGGCCTCGTCCTGGCGGCGGTGAACATCTTCGGCGGGTTCCTGGTGACCAGCCGCATGCTCGCCATGTACTCGAAGAAGAAGTGA
- a CDS encoding Re/Si-specific NAD(P)(+) transhydrogenase subunit alpha: MRIAIVKESSASEPRVAASADTVKRYIGLGATVFVASGAGSASGIGDGEYEGAGATVVADNAAAVAGADIVLAVRRPEAASLKGANKGALVIAIADPHGHEAALTEIAGTGVSLFAMELMPRITRAQVMDVLSSQANLAGYRAVIDASAEFGRAFPMMMTAAGTVPAARVFIMGAGVAGLQAIATARRLGAVVSATDVRPAAKEQVESLGAKFIAVEDEEFKQAETSGGYAKAMSAEYQAKQAALTASHIAKQDIVITTALIPGRPAPKLVSADMVASMKPGSVIIDLAVERGGNVAGAVPGEVVTTANGVKIVGHLNVPGRLAATASQLYAKNLYAFVETLVDKGSKALSVKWDDELVKATLLTKDGAVVHPGFAPAPAAPAEGASAA, translated from the coding sequence ATGCGTATCGCGATTGTCAAAGAGAGCTCTGCTTCGGAGCCACGGGTCGCCGCGTCTGCCGACACGGTAAAGCGCTATATCGGTCTGGGTGCGACGGTTTTTGTTGCGTCGGGGGCGGGGTCGGCGTCGGGGATTGGCGACGGGGAGTATGAGGGCGCGGGCGCGACCGTGGTGGCGGACAATGCCGCCGCCGTCGCCGGCGCGGACATCGTGCTCGCGGTGCGCCGGCCGGAAGCCGCTTCGCTCAAGGGCGCCAACAAGGGCGCGCTGGTCATCGCCATCGCTGACCCGCATGGCCATGAGGCCGCGCTGACCGAGATCGCCGGCACCGGCGTGTCGCTGTTCGCCATGGAGCTGATGCCGCGCATCACCCGCGCGCAGGTGATGGACGTGCTGTCCTCCCAGGCGAACCTCGCCGGCTACCGCGCGGTGATCGACGCTTCCGCCGAGTTCGGCCGGGCCTTCCCGATGATGATGACGGCGGCCGGCACGGTGCCGGCGGCGCGCGTGTTCATCATGGGCGCGGGCGTGGCCGGGCTGCAGGCCATCGCCACGGCGCGGCGCCTCGGCGCGGTGGTCTCGGCCACCGATGTGCGCCCGGCGGCGAAGGAACAGGTCGAGAGCCTCGGCGCCAAGTTCATCGCCGTCGAGGATGAGGAGTTCAAGCAGGCGGAAACCTCCGGCGGCTACGCCAAGGCGATGTCGGCGGAATACCAGGCCAAGCAGGCGGCGCTGACCGCCAGCCACATCGCCAAGCAGGACATCGTCATCACCACGGCGCTGATCCCCGGCCGCCCGGCGCCCAAGCTGGTCTCGGCCGACATGGTGGCGTCGATGAAGCCGGGCTCGGTCATCATCGACCTCGCGGTGGAGCGCGGCGGCAATGTCGCCGGTGCGGTGCCGGGCGAGGTGGTGACGACCGCCAATGGGGTGAAGATCGTCGGGCATCTGAACGTGCCGGGCCGCCTCGCCGCCACCGCCTCGCAGCTCTACGCCAAGAACCTCTACGCCTTCGTCGAGACGCTGGTGGACAAGGGGTCGAAGGCGCTCAGCGTGAAGTGGGACGACGAGCTGGTGAAGGCGACGCTGCTGACCAAGGACGGGGCGGTGGTGCATCCCGGTTTCGCGCCGGCGCCGGCGGCGCCGGCCGAGGGCGCGTCGGCGGCGTGA
- a CDS encoding aa3-type cytochrome c oxidase subunit IV: MADHGVTEYAKADGNDYAEHRGTYHFFTKMTLVSTLALCSFMVSFAIGGANGHWGIFTIGTLASVAACAIGLASEDGKPKLLFGLLGVLVLALIITS, translated from the coding sequence ATGGCCGATCACGGAGTGACCGAATACGCCAAGGCGGATGGCAACGACTATGCCGAGCACCGGGGCACGTACCACTTCTTCACCAAGATGACCCTCGTCAGCACGCTGGCCCTGTGCAGCTTCATGGTGTCCTTCGCCATTGGCGGCGCCAACGGCCATTGGGGCATCTTCACCATCGGCACCCTCGCCTCGGTCGCCGCCTGCGCCATCGGCCTCGCCTCGGAAGACGGCAAGCCCAAGCTGCTGTTCGGCCTGCTCGGCGTTCTCGTGCTCGCCCTGATCATCACCTCCTGA
- a CDS encoding ABC1 kinase family protein, which produces MTDPDSPDREANRLSARALRYARVGTSVGGVAARMAGTRLFGTGAKQGDAAALAAALGGLKGPIMKVAQLMATIPDALPPEYAKELATLQNQAPPMGWAFVKRRMMAELGPDWQARFLSFDKEPAAAASLGQVHRARALDGTALAVKLQYPDMQSAVEADLKQLGLLLSIHRRMDPAIDTTDIAEEIGERVREELDYKREAAHAGLYAAMLADAPQVRVPRVHKDLSTGRLLTLDWLDGRRLLDFVDHPLEERNAIARAMFAAWWQPFSRFGVIHGDPHLGNYTVFEQAGAPAGINLLDYGCIRIFPPSFVGGVVDLYRGLQAGDEARIVHAYEVWGFRGLTRALIDVLNIWARFIYGPLLDDRVRTIADGVAPGDYGRREAFTVHRALKEQGPVRVPREFVFMDRAAIGLGGVFLHLKAELNFHALFEDAIADFSTESVAARQGAALVEAGLR; this is translated from the coding sequence TTGACCGACCCCGATTCTCCCGACCGCGAAGCCAACCGCCTTTCCGCCCGCGCTCTGCGCTATGCCCGCGTCGGCACCAGCGTCGGCGGCGTCGCCGCGCGCATGGCCGGCACCAGGCTGTTCGGCACCGGCGCGAAGCAGGGCGACGCCGCCGCGCTCGCCGCCGCGCTGGGCGGGCTGAAAGGGCCGATCATGAAGGTCGCCCAGCTGATGGCGACCATCCCCGACGCGCTGCCGCCGGAATACGCCAAGGAACTCGCCACGCTGCAGAACCAGGCCCCGCCCATGGGCTGGGCCTTCGTCAAGCGGCGGATGATGGCCGAGCTCGGCCCGGACTGGCAGGCGCGCTTCCTCTCCTTCGACAAGGAGCCCGCCGCCGCCGCCTCGCTCGGCCAGGTTCACCGCGCCCGCGCCCTCGACGGCACGGCGCTGGCGGTGAAGCTGCAATATCCCGACATGCAGTCGGCGGTGGAAGCGGACCTCAAGCAGCTCGGCCTGCTGCTTTCCATCCACCGGCGGATGGACCCGGCCATCGACACGACAGACATCGCCGAGGAGATCGGCGAAAGGGTGCGCGAGGAGCTGGACTATAAGCGCGAGGCCGCCCATGCCGGGCTCTACGCCGCCATGCTGGCGGATGCGCCGCAGGTGCGGGTGCCGCGCGTGCATAAGGACCTCTCCACCGGCCGCCTGCTGACGCTGGACTGGCTGGACGGCCGGCGCCTGCTCGATTTCGTCGACCATCCGCTGGAGGAGCGCAACGCCATCGCCCGCGCCATGTTCGCGGCGTGGTGGCAGCCCTTCTCCCGCTTCGGCGTCATCCATGGCGACCCGCATCTCGGCAATTACACCGTGTTCGAGCAGGCGGGCGCGCCGGCCGGGATCAATCTGCTCGACTATGGCTGCATCCGCATCTTCCCGCCCAGCTTCGTCGGCGGCGTGGTCGATCTCTATCGCGGCCTGCAGGCGGGGGACGAGGCCCGCATCGTCCATGCCTATGAGGTCTGGGGCTTTCGCGGTCTCACCCGCGCGCTGATCGACGTGCTCAACATCTGGGCCCGCTTCATCTATGGCCCGCTGCTCGACGACCGCGTCCGCACCATCGCCGACGGCGTGGCGCCGGGGGACTATGGGCGGCGCGAGGCCTTCACCGTGCACCGCGCGCTGAAGGAACAGGGCCCGGTGCGGGTGCCGCGCGAATTCGTCTTCATGGACCGCGCCGCCATCGGCCTTGGCGGGGTGTTCCTGCACCTCAAGGCGGAGCTGAATTTCCACGCGCTTTTCGAGGACGCGATCGCCGATTTCTCCACCGAAAGCGTGGCGGCGCGTCAAGGCGCCGCGCTGGTGGAGGCCGGACTGCGCTGA
- a CDS encoding DUF6790 family protein — MVFWVPLIAWALAIGLALLMSWRGPHPFSLALVVDQLLRYILLLPVGLMGLWAFLGHVFFPGQAAASIGWAPSPFQFEVGMANLGIGVAGVIGAFFGSPGFRAAVGIVALGFLGGAGIGHAIQIEETGNVASGNAGPIFYTDFLTPLAVLGLLLIQRVLGPVPQR, encoded by the coding sequence ATGGTCTTCTGGGTTCCGTTGATCGCCTGGGCGCTCGCCATCGGCCTCGCCCTGCTGATGTCGTGGCGCGGGCCGCACCCGTTCTCGCTCGCCCTCGTGGTGGACCAGCTGCTGCGTTACATCCTGCTCCTGCCGGTCGGGCTGATGGGGCTGTGGGCCTTTCTGGGGCATGTGTTCTTCCCCGGCCAGGCGGCGGCCTCCATCGGCTGGGCGCCGAGCCCGTTCCAGTTCGAGGTCGGCATGGCCAATCTCGGCATCGGCGTCGCCGGTGTGATCGGTGCCTTTTTCGGCTCGCCGGGCTTCCGCGCCGCGGTGGGCATCGTCGCTCTGGGCTTTCTCGGCGGCGCCGGCATCGGCCACGCCATCCAGATCGAGGAGACCGGCAACGTGGCCAGCGGCAATGCCGGGCCGATCTTCTACACCGATTTCCTCACGCCGCTCGCCGTGCTCGGCCTGTTGCTGATCCAGCGCGTGCTCGGGCCCGTACCGCAAAGGTGA
- a CDS encoding heme-dependent oxidative N-demethylase family protein — translation MNIAAPPTSPAAAPIADAFAHTPYDGSRKAFSVGLAPLDLAEWIEPDAHLATTLAERAALIRDKRDIVVCEEPDTRAAQRETLELLVAHLTARFPDQYRLQGRHLTVTATGQTFDLDDESEAPLVVAGQIVSDDLVLLRKGEAGYRLVAAVLCFPSAWSLTEKFGQSLDELHRAVPGYESKLARVMNRIFENLKVDQPVWRVNWSIYPDDERHHPESKERPRHWFEDPAHLAPEAFVRVERQTLRRLPESGDMLFTIRIHVDPFLAFRRHPEGRTLAASLREQILGLDADQLAYKGLTEHRDAVAAALERLAAGD, via the coding sequence ATGAACATCGCCGCCCCCCCGACCTCCCCCGCCGCCGCGCCCATTGCCGACGCCTTCGCCCACACGCCCTATGACGGGTCGCGCAAGGCGTTTTCCGTCGGCCTCGCCCCGCTCGACCTCGCGGAATGGATCGAGCCCGACGCCCACCTCGCCACCACGCTGGCCGAGCGCGCGGCGTTGATCCGCGACAAGCGCGACATCGTGGTGTGCGAGGAGCCGGACACCCGCGCGGCGCAGCGCGAGACGCTGGAGCTGCTCGTCGCCCATCTCACCGCGCGCTTTCCCGATCAGTACCGGCTGCAGGGCCGCCACCTCACCGTGACCGCCACCGGCCAGACCTTCGATCTCGACGACGAGAGCGAGGCACCGCTGGTCGTCGCCGGGCAGATCGTCTCCGACGATCTCGTGCTGCTGCGCAAAGGCGAGGCCGGCTACCGCCTCGTCGCCGCCGTGCTGTGCTTTCCCTCCGCCTGGTCGCTCACCGAAAAATTCGGCCAGTCGCTCGACGAACTCCACCGCGCGGTGCCGGGCTATGAGAGCAAGCTCGCCCGGGTGATGAACCGCATCTTCGAGAATCTGAAGGTCGATCAGCCGGTGTGGCGGGTGAACTGGTCGATCTATCCCGATGACGAGCGGCACCACCCCGAATCGAAGGAGCGCCCGCGCCACTGGTTCGAGGACCCCGCCCATCTCGCCCCGGAAGCCTTCGTGCGGGTGGAACGCCAGACCCTGCGCCGCCTGCCGGAGAGCGGCGACATGCTGTTCACCATCCGCATTCATGTCGACCCGTTCCTCGCCTTCCGCCGCCACCCGGAAGGGCGCACCCTCGCCGCCTCGCTGCGCGAGCAGATTCTCGGCCTCGACGCCGACCAGCTGGCGTATAAGGGGCTGACCGAGCACCGCGACGCCGTGGCGGCGGCGCTGGAAAGACTGGCGGCGGGCGACTGA
- a CDS encoding IMPACT family protein has translation MVERFTLIDVAQCQQEIKKSRFRAAAAPVADEAAAKAFIAAQSDPGANHNCWAWRIGAAYRFSDDGEPSGTAGKPILAALDGQNLDRVAVVVTRWFGGILLGSGGLVRAYGGTAAQCLREAAKVALVETVAGTAECGFSDLALVQARLGALPGVEVAVEAFTASGAILSIVSPAAQVEPVQRLLSDLTSGRSRLRWQDETPDA, from the coding sequence ATGGTCGAGCGCTTCACCCTCATTGACGTGGCCCAGTGCCAGCAGGAGATCAAGAAAAGCCGCTTCCGCGCGGCGGCCGCGCCCGTGGCGGACGAGGCGGCGGCGAAGGCGTTCATCGCCGCGCAGTCCGATCCCGGGGCCAATCACAATTGCTGGGCGTGGCGGATCGGCGCCGCCTACCGCTTCAGCGATGACGGCGAGCCTTCCGGCACCGCCGGCAAGCCGATCCTCGCCGCGCTCGACGGGCAGAACCTAGACCGTGTCGCCGTGGTGGTCACGCGCTGGTTCGGCGGCATTCTGCTCGGCAGCGGCGGGCTGGTGCGCGCCTATGGCGGCACCGCCGCGCAATGCCTGCGCGAGGCCGCGAAGGTGGCGCTGGTGGAGACGGTGGCGGGGACGGCGGAGTGCGGCTTCAGCGATCTCGCTCTGGTGCAGGCGCGCCTCGGTGCCCTGCCCGGCGTGGAGGTCGCGGTGGAGGCCTTCACCGCGAGCGGCGCCATCCTGTCGATTGTGTCACCGGCCGCCCAAGTGGAGCCTGTGCAGCGACTGCTGTCCGACCTCACCAGCGGGCGCTCGCGGCTGCGATGGCAGGACGAGACGCCCGACGCCTGA